A genomic window from Dermacentor silvarum isolate Dsil-2018 chromosome 9, BIME_Dsil_1.4, whole genome shotgun sequence includes:
- the LOC119463368 gene encoding NF-kappa-B inhibitor cactus isoform X3, with product MSRRTSAGPRKAGASEGRTDLTPSSPPVSPLKKDERKSLTDSGYDAGYTSMSCSTATDPDIISKSTCSMLDSGVLDEEAHHSGDIKGAASASATKLDSGYIEPSSSAFLLEEDCETQLLGRKLGVREMYAQDDDGDTLLHVSVIKGWTRLLVRIIRETPHPDLLDIQNDYGQTALHVAALCSRHHEARLLVVAGATVDLTDDAGRTPLHLACQRGDCRVSSDLLADVTEEETDFLQPRYDVRPGQRDSARTAALVSQRTLTGDTALHLAVRSGSLDLIELLLHHVPDPNVRERYCGATPLHLACRLGRPDLADALLRSGRVDVNATDYGRKTALRHLWDAQRQNPRSKDLLRLVLLLRDHGGTPIVDPGSEDEDDSEDSSEDYNDSEDEEDDVQAVANAINNRLSHGNPRVNDIGTS from the exons ATGAGCCGAAGGACGTCTGCCGGACCTCGGAAAGCGGGGGCGTCGGAAGGGCGTACAGACCTGACGCCGTCGTCTCCGCCAGTGTCGCCGCTGAAGAAGGATGAACGCAAGTCTCTGACGGATTCGGGATACGATGCAGGCTATACCTCCATGAGCTGCTCCACTG CGACAGATCCGGACATCATCTCCAAGTCGACCTGCAGCATGCTGGACTCTGGGGTGCTCGACGAGGAAGCTCATCACAGCGGTGACATCAAGGGTGCGGCTTCAGCGTCAGCAACAAAACTGGACAGTGGCTACATTGAGCCGTCCTCGTCGGCGTTCTTGCTTGAGGAGGACTGCGAGACGCAGCTGCTGGGCCGGAAGCTTGGTGTGCGAGAGATGTACGCGCAGGACGACGATGGCGACAC CCTTCTGCACGTCTCTGTCATCAAAGGCTGGACGAGACTGCTCGTGCGCATAATCCGTGAAACGCCGCATCCGGATCTCCTGGACATCCAAAATGACTACGGGCAG ACTGCTCTCCACGTAGCCGCTCTGTGCAGTCGACACCATGAGGCTCGTCTGCTTGTCGTCGCCGGGGCAACGGTGGACTTGACAGACGATGCCGGCCGGACGCCACTGCACCTTGCGTGCCAACGAGGTGACTGCAGGGTTTCCAGCGACCTGCTTGCTGATGTTACCGAG GAGGAGACTGACTTCTTGCAGCCCCGTTACGACGTGCGTCCCGGGCAGCGCGACTCTGCCCGCACCGCTGCCTTGGTGTCCCAAAGGACGCTGACTGGCGACACAGCTCTCCACCTGGCGGTCAGGTCCGGCTCGCTGGATCTCATTGAGCTGCTCCTGCACCACGTGCCCGACCCCAACGTCCGA GAGCGGTACTGTGGTGCCACCCCTCTACACTTGGCCTGCCGGCTCGGTCGGCCGGACCTGGCCGACGCACTGCTCCGATCTGGCcgcgtcgacgtcaacgccaccGACTACGGCCGCAAGACGGCGCTGCGCCACCTGTGGGACGCGCAGCGGCAGAATCCGCGCAGTAAGGATTTGCTGCGcctggtgctgctgctgcgagATCACGGTGGCACGCCCATTGTTGACCCAGGTTCCGAGGATGAGGATGACTCAGAGGACAGCTCTGAGGATTACAATGACTCTGAG GATGAGGAAGACGATGTACAAGCAGTGGCAAACGCCATCAACAACAGGCTGTCACATGGCAATCCCCGGGTGAACGACATCGGCACCTCATAG
- the LOC119463368 gene encoding NF-kappa-B inhibitor cactus isoform X2 translates to MAACASIGGPDWLEREKPSTMSRRTSAGPRKAGASEGRTDLTPSSPPVSPLKKDERKSLTDSGYDAGYTSMSCSTATDPDIISKSTCSMLDSGVLDEEAHHSGDIKGAASASATKLDSGYIEPSSSAFLLEEDCETQLLGRKLGVREMYAQDDDGDTLLHVSVIKGWTRLLVRIIRETPHPDLLDIQNDYGQTALHVAALCSRHHEARLLVVAGATVDLTDDAGRTPLHLACQRGDCRVSSDLLADVTEPRYDVRPGQRDSARTAALVSQRTLTGDTALHLAVRSGSLDLIELLLHHVPDPNVRERYCGATPLHLACRLGRPDLADALLRSGRVDVNATDYGRKTALRHLWDAQRQNPRSKDLLRLVLLLRDHGGTPIVDPGSEDEDDSEDSSEDYNDSEDEEDDVQAVANAINNRLSHGNPRVNDIGTS, encoded by the exons ATGGCTGCCTGCGCCTCGATTGGAGGTCCAGATTGGCTAGAAAG AGAGAAGCCAAGCACAATGAGCCGAAGGACGTCTGCCGGACCTCGGAAAGCGGGGGCGTCGGAAGGGCGTACAGACCTGACGCCGTCGTCTCCGCCAGTGTCGCCGCTGAAGAAGGATGAACGCAAGTCTCTGACGGATTCGGGATACGATGCAGGCTATACCTCCATGAGCTGCTCCACTG CGACAGATCCGGACATCATCTCCAAGTCGACCTGCAGCATGCTGGACTCTGGGGTGCTCGACGAGGAAGCTCATCACAGCGGTGACATCAAGGGTGCGGCTTCAGCGTCAGCAACAAAACTGGACAGTGGCTACATTGAGCCGTCCTCGTCGGCGTTCTTGCTTGAGGAGGACTGCGAGACGCAGCTGCTGGGCCGGAAGCTTGGTGTGCGAGAGATGTACGCGCAGGACGACGATGGCGACAC CCTTCTGCACGTCTCTGTCATCAAAGGCTGGACGAGACTGCTCGTGCGCATAATCCGTGAAACGCCGCATCCGGATCTCCTGGACATCCAAAATGACTACGGGCAG ACTGCTCTCCACGTAGCCGCTCTGTGCAGTCGACACCATGAGGCTCGTCTGCTTGTCGTCGCCGGGGCAACGGTGGACTTGACAGACGATGCCGGCCGGACGCCACTGCACCTTGCGTGCCAACGAGGTGACTGCAGGGTTTCCAGCGACCTGCTTGCTGATGTTACCGAG CCCCGTTACGACGTGCGTCCCGGGCAGCGCGACTCTGCCCGCACCGCTGCCTTGGTGTCCCAAAGGACGCTGACTGGCGACACAGCTCTCCACCTGGCGGTCAGGTCCGGCTCGCTGGATCTCATTGAGCTGCTCCTGCACCACGTGCCCGACCCCAACGTCCGA GAGCGGTACTGTGGTGCCACCCCTCTACACTTGGCCTGCCGGCTCGGTCGGCCGGACCTGGCCGACGCACTGCTCCGATCTGGCcgcgtcgacgtcaacgccaccGACTACGGCCGCAAGACGGCGCTGCGCCACCTGTGGGACGCGCAGCGGCAGAATCCGCGCAGTAAGGATTTGCTGCGcctggtgctgctgctgcgagATCACGGTGGCACGCCCATTGTTGACCCAGGTTCCGAGGATGAGGATGACTCAGAGGACAGCTCTGAGGATTACAATGACTCTGAG GATGAGGAAGACGATGTACAAGCAGTGGCAAACGCCATCAACAACAGGCTGTCACATGGCAATCCCCGGGTGAACGACATCGGCACCTCATAG
- the LOC119463368 gene encoding NF-kappa-B inhibitor cactus isoform X1 — protein sequence MAACASIGGPDWLEREKPSTMSRRTSAGPRKAGASEGRTDLTPSSPPVSPLKKDERKSLTDSGYDAGYTSMSCSTATDPDIISKSTCSMLDSGVLDEEAHHSGDIKGAASASATKLDSGYIEPSSSAFLLEEDCETQLLGRKLGVREMYAQDDDGDTLLHVSVIKGWTRLLVRIIRETPHPDLLDIQNDYGQTALHVAALCSRHHEARLLVVAGATVDLTDDAGRTPLHLACQRGDCRVSSDLLADVTEEETDFLQPRYDVRPGQRDSARTAALVSQRTLTGDTALHLAVRSGSLDLIELLLHHVPDPNVRERYCGATPLHLACRLGRPDLADALLRSGRVDVNATDYGRKTALRHLWDAQRQNPRSKDLLRLVLLLRDHGGTPIVDPGSEDEDDSEDSSEDYNDSEDEEDDVQAVANAINNRLSHGNPRVNDIGTS from the exons ATGGCTGCCTGCGCCTCGATTGGAGGTCCAGATTGGCTAGAAAG AGAGAAGCCAAGCACAATGAGCCGAAGGACGTCTGCCGGACCTCGGAAAGCGGGGGCGTCGGAAGGGCGTACAGACCTGACGCCGTCGTCTCCGCCAGTGTCGCCGCTGAAGAAGGATGAACGCAAGTCTCTGACGGATTCGGGATACGATGCAGGCTATACCTCCATGAGCTGCTCCACTG CGACAGATCCGGACATCATCTCCAAGTCGACCTGCAGCATGCTGGACTCTGGGGTGCTCGACGAGGAAGCTCATCACAGCGGTGACATCAAGGGTGCGGCTTCAGCGTCAGCAACAAAACTGGACAGTGGCTACATTGAGCCGTCCTCGTCGGCGTTCTTGCTTGAGGAGGACTGCGAGACGCAGCTGCTGGGCCGGAAGCTTGGTGTGCGAGAGATGTACGCGCAGGACGACGATGGCGACAC CCTTCTGCACGTCTCTGTCATCAAAGGCTGGACGAGACTGCTCGTGCGCATAATCCGTGAAACGCCGCATCCGGATCTCCTGGACATCCAAAATGACTACGGGCAG ACTGCTCTCCACGTAGCCGCTCTGTGCAGTCGACACCATGAGGCTCGTCTGCTTGTCGTCGCCGGGGCAACGGTGGACTTGACAGACGATGCCGGCCGGACGCCACTGCACCTTGCGTGCCAACGAGGTGACTGCAGGGTTTCCAGCGACCTGCTTGCTGATGTTACCGAG GAGGAGACTGACTTCTTGCAGCCCCGTTACGACGTGCGTCCCGGGCAGCGCGACTCTGCCCGCACCGCTGCCTTGGTGTCCCAAAGGACGCTGACTGGCGACACAGCTCTCCACCTGGCGGTCAGGTCCGGCTCGCTGGATCTCATTGAGCTGCTCCTGCACCACGTGCCCGACCCCAACGTCCGA GAGCGGTACTGTGGTGCCACCCCTCTACACTTGGCCTGCCGGCTCGGTCGGCCGGACCTGGCCGACGCACTGCTCCGATCTGGCcgcgtcgacgtcaacgccaccGACTACGGCCGCAAGACGGCGCTGCGCCACCTGTGGGACGCGCAGCGGCAGAATCCGCGCAGTAAGGATTTGCTGCGcctggtgctgctgctgcgagATCACGGTGGCACGCCCATTGTTGACCCAGGTTCCGAGGATGAGGATGACTCAGAGGACAGCTCTGAGGATTACAATGACTCTGAG GATGAGGAAGACGATGTACAAGCAGTGGCAAACGCCATCAACAACAGGCTGTCACATGGCAATCCCCGGGTGAACGACATCGGCACCTCATAG